The Streptococcus sp. VT 162 genome has a window encoding:
- a CDS encoding cation transporter, with amino-acid sequence MSSKTSIWLAFFLNLSYAIVEFIAGGIFGSSAVLADSVHDLGDAIAIGISALLETISNREEDGQYTLGYKRFSLLGAILTAVILMIGSVLVILENVTKIVHPQPVNEEGILWLGIIAVAINVLASLVVRKGKTKNESILSLHFLEDTLGWLAVILMAIILRFTDWYILDPLLSLVISIFILTKAVPRFWSALKIFLDAVPEGVETSDLEKDLEALPNVKSVNQLSIWSMDGLENNAVVHICIWDWEQMMETKEVVRQFLEERGVQNITIEVDSSQSNHAQHKRRVRELEQKHGHHH; translated from the coding sequence ATGAGTTCTAAAACATCAATCTGGTTAGCTTTTTTCTTAAATTTAAGCTATGCTATTGTTGAGTTTATCGCAGGAGGAATCTTTGGTTCGAGTGCTGTTCTTGCTGATTCTGTTCATGACTTAGGAGATGCTATAGCCATTGGCATATCAGCCCTTTTAGAAACAATCTCAAACCGAGAAGAAGATGGGCAGTACACCTTGGGTTACAAGCGTTTCAGCCTTCTAGGGGCCATTCTAACAGCTGTGATTCTTATGATAGGGTCTGTCCTAGTGATTTTGGAAAATGTCACAAAGATCGTTCACCCACAACCCGTTAATGAGGAAGGGATCCTCTGGCTGGGAATCATTGCAGTGGCCATTAATGTGCTAGCTAGTCTAGTAGTCCGTAAAGGAAAGACAAAGAACGAGTCAATTCTTAGCTTGCATTTTTTGGAAGACACCCTTGGTTGGCTGGCTGTCATTCTAATGGCGATTATCCTCCGATTTACGGACTGGTATATCCTTGATCCGCTTTTATCTCTGGTCATTTCCATCTTTATTCTAACAAAAGCTGTTCCTCGCTTTTGGAGCGCGCTCAAGATTTTCTTAGATGCTGTGCCAGAAGGGGTCGAGACAAGTGATTTGGAGAAAGATTTAGAGGCTCTACCCAATGTCAAAAGTGTCAACCAACTTAGTATTTGGTCCATGGATGGTCTAGAGAACAATGCTGTTGTCCACATTTGTATCTGGGATTGGGAACAGATGATGGAGACCAAAGAAGTGGTGCGTCAATTTTTAGAAGAAAGAGGCGTGCAGAATATCACTATTGAAGTGGATAGCAGTCAAAGCAATCATGCGCAACATAAGCGGAGGGTGAGAGAATTAGAGCAGAAGCATGGGCATCATCATTAG
- a CDS encoding LacI family transcriptional regulator, whose product MATLKDIAQLASVSIATVSRVLNRDQSLSVTEETRHRILTVAEELGYTKHLKTGESHKPKQKIAIIQWVSEQGELDDLYYYQIRLGIEKRAQELDYDILRYFNDHPFTLSEEVIGILCIGKFSRAQIAAFEEYQKPLVFIDSDTLSLGHTCIITDFYTAVKQVVDHFLSQGMDRIGILTGLEETTDQEEIIQDKRLENFKDITQANGIYHEELVFQGSFTAQSGYDLMKEAIHKLGEQLPPAFFAASDSLAIGALRALQEAGISLPDRVSLISFNDTSLTKQVYPPLSSITVYTEEMGRAGMDILNKEVLHGRKIPSLTMLGTRLTLRESTRNK is encoded by the coding sequence ATGGCTACCTTAAAAGACATCGCACAGCTAGCCTCTGTCTCTATCGCGACCGTATCTCGTGTCCTCAATCGCGACCAGAGTCTATCTGTTACAGAAGAAACCAGACACCGTATATTAACCGTTGCTGAAGAGCTGGGCTATACTAAGCATCTCAAGACAGGCGAATCCCACAAACCCAAGCAAAAGATTGCCATTATCCAATGGGTCAGCGAGCAAGGGGAGTTGGACGACCTCTACTACTACCAGATTCGTCTCGGTATTGAAAAAAGAGCCCAAGAGTTGGACTATGACATCTTGCGCTATTTTAATGACCATCCTTTTACTCTGAGCGAGGAAGTGATTGGCATTCTCTGCATCGGAAAATTTAGCCGAGCTCAGATTGCTGCCTTTGAAGAATACCAAAAACCTCTAGTCTTTATAGACAGCGATACCCTCTCATTAGGTCATACCTGTATTATCACTGACTTTTACACTGCTGTGAAACAAGTTGTAGACCATTTCCTCAGCCAAGGGATGGACCGTATCGGGATTCTAACAGGTCTCGAAGAAACAACCGACCAGGAAGAAATTATCCAGGATAAGCGGCTAGAAAATTTCAAAGACATTACCCAAGCAAATGGAATCTACCATGAAGAACTGGTCTTTCAGGGGAGCTTTACTGCCCAGTCTGGCTATGACTTGATGAAGGAGGCCATTCACAAGTTGGGAGAACAACTCCCACCAGCATTTTTCGCAGCCAGCGATAGTTTAGCCATCGGTGCCCTTCGTGCCCTTCAAGAAGCTGGAATTAGCCTACCAGACCGCGTCAGCCTCATTTCCTTTAACGACACTAGTCTGACCAAGCAGGTCTATCCCCCTCTTTCTAGCATTACCGTCTATACCGAAGAAATGGGTCGAGCAGGTATGGATATTCTTAACAAGGAAGTTCTCCACGGTCGCAAAATTCCTAGCCTGACTATGCTGGGAACCAGACTGACCTTGAGGGAAAGTACAAGGAATAAATAG